One window of Mesorhizobium sp. PAMC28654 genomic DNA carries:
- a CDS encoding tetratricopeptide repeat protein yields MNSADVTFDEADVLRSVRRWRRPCRLTLAGLGVLLICAFPALAASRDCVGDNDVEANTRIAACTRMIEDPTEPSDSHAAAYFKRGNALAAQGDFDHAIADYGKVIDYNPNFANGYLNRGITWLHKGDNDRAIPDFDKVISLDPANGDAYYNRGLAWTYKGDNDRAIADYTDAIKFNPKDTRAYNNRGLIWSRKGEDDRAIADFDRVIELAPEIASVYNSRGDAWDHKKDDDRAIADYSKVISLDPKNVHAYYRRGMAWSRKGDKDRAIADYSQVISLDPKDPSIRYNRALIWFEKGDFDRAVADNDEAIRLGLNNVYVYNNRGLAWSAKGDDSRAIADYDLAIGIDPKNVDAYYNRGNSWARKGDYDSAIADYDRAISLDPQDAGLYNNRGMSWKTKGDVDRALEQNPSG; encoded by the coding sequence ATGAATTCCGCAGACGTGACGTTTGACGAAGCTGATGTTCTACGCTCGGTTCGCCGGTGGCGCAGGCCTTGTCGGCTAACGCTGGCAGGGCTTGGCGTCCTGCTCATCTGCGCGTTTCCAGCCCTGGCCGCCAGCCGCGATTGCGTCGGCGACAATGATGTCGAGGCCAACACGCGCATTGCCGCCTGCACGCGCATGATCGAGGACCCGACGGAGCCCTCCGATAGCCATGCCGCTGCCTATTTCAAGCGCGGCAATGCCCTGGCGGCACAAGGCGACTTCGATCACGCCATCGCCGATTACGGCAAGGTCATCGACTACAATCCGAATTTCGCCAATGGCTATCTGAACCGGGGCATCACATGGCTTCACAAAGGCGATAACGACCGCGCCATTCCCGACTTCGACAAGGTGATCAGCCTCGATCCGGCAAATGGCGATGCCTACTACAATCGCGGTCTCGCCTGGACATACAAGGGCGACAATGACCGGGCGATTGCAGATTATACCGACGCCATCAAGTTCAATCCCAAGGACACCAGGGCTTACAACAACCGGGGGCTGATCTGGTCGCGCAAGGGCGAAGACGATCGCGCCATCGCTGATTTCGACAGGGTTATCGAGCTCGCTCCGGAAATCGCTTCCGTCTACAACAGCCGAGGCGATGCTTGGGACCACAAGAAGGACGACGACCGCGCGATTGCCGATTACAGCAAGGTCATTAGCCTCGATCCAAAGAATGTTCATGCCTACTACCGCAGGGGCATGGCCTGGTCGAGGAAGGGCGACAAGGACCGTGCCATCGCCGACTACAGTCAGGTGATCAGCCTTGATCCGAAAGACCCCAGCATCCGCTACAACCGGGCGCTGATCTGGTTCGAGAAAGGCGACTTCGACCGGGCCGTGGCCGACAATGATGAGGCGATCCGGCTTGGGCTGAACAATGTGTACGTCTACAACAATCGAGGCTTGGCTTGGTCAGCGAAGGGCGACGATTCGCGTGCTATCGCCGACTACGACCTGGCAATCGGCATCGATCCGAAAAACGTTGACGCCTACTACAACAGGGGCAATTCCTGGGCTCGCAAGGGCGATTATGACAGCGCCATCGCCGATTATGACCGGGCGATCAGCCTCGATCCGCAGGATGCCGGACTCTACAACAACCGGGGCATGTCATGGAAAACAAAAGGCGATGTCGATCGCGCGCTAGAGCAAAATCCGAGCGGATAG
- a CDS encoding IS630 family transposase (programmed frameshift) produces the protein MAKSLSEDLRARVVAAVDGGLSRRAAAARFGVAAASSVRWVREWRETGATCAKPQGGDRRSHRVEAYRDIILAAIERRVDITLVELAELLRQEHGASFATSTIWRFLDRHSMTFKKKTAHASEQERPDVAARRNAWFDAQPDLDPEHLVFIDETGASTKMARLRGRTKRGMRCRSPIPHGHWKTTTFTGALRLTGMTAPMVLDGPMTGEWFVAYVEQVLVPTLRPDDVVILDNLPAHKSAAARVAIEATGARMMFLPPYSPDFNPIENAFSKLKSILRKAAARTVAELWDTISAALPCFTPTECANYFAATGYEPE, from the exons ATGGCGAAATCCTTATCGGAAGATTTGCGGGCTCGGGTGGTCGCAGCGGTTGATGGCGGCCTGTCGCGACGGGCGGCAGCGGCGCGATTTGGCGTGGCGGCGGCAAGCTCGGTGCGTTGGGTCCGGGAATGGCGCGAGACCGGAGCCACCTGCGCAAAGCCGCAGGGCGGCGACAGGCGGTCCCACCGCGTTGAAGCGTATCGCGACATCATCCTGGCGGCGATCGAGAGGCGGGTGGACATCACGCTGGTCGAACTCGCCGAGTTGCTGCGACAGGAGCATGGCGCGTCGTTTGCGACGAGCACGATCTGGCGGTTTCTCGATCGTCACTCCATGACCTTCAA AAAAAAAACGGCGCACGCCAGCGAGCAGGAGCGGCCAGACGTGGCGGCGCGACGAAACGCCTGGTTCGACGCCCAGCCCGATCTTGATCCCGAGCATCTGGTCTTCATCGACGAGACCGGAGCCTCGACAAAGATGGCTCGACTGCGGGGGCGCACGAAGCGCGGGATGCGGTGCCGATCGCCAATCCCGCATGGCCATTGGAAGACGACGACGTTCACCGGCGCCCTGCGCCTCACTGGCATGACCGCGCCAATGGTCCTGGACGGCCCGATGACTGGCGAATGGTTTGTCGCCTATGTCGAGCAGGTTCTCGTGCCGACGCTGCGGCCCGACGATGTCGTGATCCTCGACAACCTGCCGGCGCACAAAAGCGCAGCCGCCCGTGTGGCGATCGAAGCAACCGGCGCAAGGATGATGTTCCTCCCGCCCTATTCCCCCGACTTCAACCCGATCGAGAACGCCTTTTCCAAGCTGAAATCGATTCTACGCAAAGCCGCCGCACGAACCGTCGCGGAATTGTGGGATACCATCAGCGCCGCACTGCCTTGCTTCACACCAACCGAGTGCGCCAACTACTTCGCCGCAACAGGATATGAGCCGGAATGA